A single genomic interval of Antarcticibacterium arcticum harbors:
- a CDS encoding TIGR04282 family arsenosugar biosynthesis glycosyltransferase: MNKKNKNLLIIFTRPPQLGKVKTRLARDIGEQAALDIYNFLLQHTLSITRELQVDKMVFYAGEIPENDIWDNSVYKKKLQQGKDLGERMQRAFEEGFRLGYSNIILIGSDLFDLSHPDLETAFQELERYEYVIGPAQDGGYYLIGMKQPDGAVFSNKTWGTSSVFQETLKDLRGKEISYLEYRNDIDVYSDIENIKELQQYLQPKKI, from the coding sequence GTGAATAAAAAGAACAAAAACCTCCTAATAATTTTTACCCGTCCTCCACAACTGGGGAAGGTAAAGACCCGGCTGGCCAGGGATATAGGGGAGCAGGCCGCCCTGGATATCTACAATTTCCTTTTACAGCACACCCTTAGCATTACCAGGGAGCTGCAGGTGGATAAAATGGTATTCTATGCAGGCGAAATACCCGAAAATGACATATGGGATAATTCGGTTTACAAAAAGAAACTTCAGCAGGGAAAGGATCTGGGAGAGCGAATGCAACGGGCGTTTGAGGAAGGTTTCAGGCTGGGCTATAGTAATATCATCCTAATAGGCAGCGATCTTTTTGATCTTTCACACCCCGACCTTGAAACTGCATTCCAGGAACTTGAACGTTATGAATATGTAATTGGGCCGGCACAGGACGGAGGATATTATTTAATTGGAATGAAACAACCTGATGGCGCCGTCTTCAGCAATAAAACCTGGGGTACCTCATCGGTCTTTCAGGAAACTTTAAAAGACCTTCGGGGAAAAGAAATATCTTATCTGGAATACCGCAATGATATTGACGTTTATTCAGATATAGAAAATATTAAAGAGCTTCAACAATATTTACAACCTAAAAAAATATGA
- a CDS encoding DUF885 domain-containing protein: MKFPPLYLFFLILLTAPNVIAQNDSYKLNEIITQVQDRKSYDKTEYPLGIFTKDHYRREAQFAKERLEKLKELKKENLTSSERISAELLKFRLQETVDKLEYEAYLNPLLSDAGFHVSLAYQVRELANYAQVKSYLAKLNAVPVYVDQHLALLREGIYKGITQPKVIFQGYEATYNDQIVKDYRDSFYYTPFKNLPQSLTKAQRDSVLKEAEIAIKNKVIPQFKRIKQFFETEYLPKARESVGVSAIPNGRKYYQNRLDFYTTLDLTAEEVHRIGLDEEARINSEMKTIIEEVEFDGSFEEFIQFLRTDEQFYAKSPEELLMVARNISKKIDAQLPRYFKTLPRKPYGVAPVPDAIAPKYTTGRYISPQDETQAGFYWVNTYDLPSRPLYVLPSLTAHEAVPGHHLQISLNGELGDSIPSFRRNFYLSAYGEGWGLYSEFLAEEMGIYTTPYELFGKLTYEQWRACRLVVDTGMHALGWSREEAVEYLRSNTALSLHEINTEIDRYISWPGQAVSYKIGEIKIRELRKKAEEELGEKFDIRDFHEVILSRGTLTLEIMEELVDEYIQTRLETGSKS, translated from the coding sequence ATGAAATTTCCTCCGTTGTATCTTTTTTTTCTTATCCTTCTTACTGCCCCAAATGTTATTGCTCAAAACGATTCCTACAAATTGAATGAAATTATAACACAGGTCCAGGATAGAAAATCTTACGATAAAACCGAATATCCTTTGGGGATTTTCACAAAAGACCATTACAGGCGGGAAGCCCAGTTTGCTAAGGAGCGGCTTGAAAAGCTAAAGGAATTAAAAAAGGAGAATCTCACTTCCTCTGAAAGGATCTCTGCCGAACTTTTGAAGTTCCGGCTTCAGGAAACCGTAGATAAGCTGGAGTATGAAGCTTATTTGAATCCGCTATTATCTGATGCAGGTTTCCATGTAAGTCTGGCCTATCAGGTTAGGGAGCTGGCAAATTATGCACAGGTAAAATCCTATCTCGCCAAACTTAATGCTGTGCCCGTATACGTAGACCAGCACCTGGCGTTGTTAAGAGAAGGGATTTACAAAGGGATTACCCAGCCAAAGGTGATATTTCAAGGTTACGAAGCTACTTATAACGACCAGATAGTTAAAGATTACCGGGATAGTTTCTACTATACCCCGTTCAAAAATTTACCGCAATCTCTCACAAAGGCCCAAAGAGATTCGGTGCTCAAGGAAGCTGAAATTGCTATTAAGAATAAAGTAATTCCCCAATTTAAACGTATCAAACAATTCTTTGAAACCGAATATTTACCTAAAGCCAGGGAAAGTGTAGGAGTATCTGCTATTCCTAATGGCAGGAAATATTATCAGAATCGGCTGGATTTTTATACCACCCTTGATCTTACTGCGGAAGAAGTGCACCGGATAGGCCTTGATGAGGAAGCCAGGATCAATTCAGAAATGAAGACTATTATAGAGGAAGTTGAGTTCGACGGAAGTTTTGAGGAATTTATCCAATTCCTGCGAACCGATGAACAGTTTTATGCAAAATCGCCCGAGGAGTTATTGATGGTAGCCCGGAATATATCAAAAAAGATAGACGCCCAGCTTCCGCGTTATTTCAAAACATTACCGCGAAAACCCTATGGAGTGGCACCGGTGCCTGATGCTATAGCACCAAAATACACTACCGGAAGATATATCTCCCCTCAGGATGAAACCCAGGCAGGCTTTTATTGGGTGAACACCTATGACCTGCCCAGCAGGCCATTATATGTGCTTCCCTCTTTAACAGCGCATGAAGCGGTGCCGGGGCATCATTTACAGATCTCCCTAAACGGCGAGTTGGGAGATAGCATTCCTTCCTTTAGAAGAAATTTCTACCTCTCGGCTTACGGTGAGGGCTGGGGATTATATTCAGAATTTTTAGCTGAAGAAATGGGAATTTACACCACCCCGTATGAGTTGTTTGGAAAACTCACCTATGAACAATGGCGCGCCTGCAGGCTTGTTGTAGACACCGGCATGCACGCCCTGGGCTGGTCCCGCGAGGAGGCGGTAGAATATCTTAGATCCAATACAGCCCTTTCGCTTCACGAAATAAATACTGAGATTGACCGCTATATTTCATGGCCGGGCCAGGCAGTATCATATAAAATTGGGGAGATAAAGATCCGGGAACTGCGTAAAAAAGCAGAAGAGGAACTGGGCGAAAAATTTGACATCCGCGATTTTCACGAGGTAATCTTAAGCCGCGGAACCCTTACCCTGGAAATTATGGAAGAGTTGGTAGATGAGTATATTCAAACCAGGTTAGAAACCGGGTCAAAGAGTTAA
- a CDS encoding 4Fe-4S binding protein, with the protein MSKLEHNMSITGDTPGGLSKTQRLASGIGMLGLFILLLAIANVNFPNKTLFLVLSITLITVGTIIFTNDAYRGKHPGIKNDGVWFRSMTARGFWAWITGITLTLFYIVLYWYPEYLGLNSDGANTGIIALFDPLSRFISGYPASQWFVYGTLYTLAILVFGYKFILKYRHNNYEILRTFSVMFFQLGFAFLIPEILIRLNQPYFNPANLWPLNYDFFAGYKMEGFFSAGTIGLLMFGFGIVSIFVISPILTYKYGKRWYCSWVCGCGGLAETAGDPYRHLSDKSNFAWKVERWVIHSVLVFVVVMTIAVIYSFLLENPSDSWFTKDVFLWLSAGFLTLIFALIMIFKREQLAKDAKYGAIGYLVIILAIISLNYLSGNYRIFFFDGHQLRAWYGFLIGAAFSGVIGVGFYPIFGNRVWCRFGCPMAAVLGMQQRLFSKFRITTNGGQCISCGNCSTYCEMGIDVRAYAQKGENIVRSSCVGCGICSAVCPRGVLKLENGPLKGRINSEEVLLGNDVDLLDLLNQKGE; encoded by the coding sequence ATGAGCAAATTAGAACATAATATGTCGATTACAGGCGATACTCCCGGCGGACTTTCGAAAACTCAAAGATTGGCCTCGGGAATAGGCATGCTTGGATTATTCATACTGCTGCTGGCCATTGCAAATGTAAATTTTCCGAATAAAACCCTGTTCCTTGTACTCTCCATTACACTTATAACAGTAGGGACCATAATCTTTACAAATGATGCGTACCGCGGGAAACACCCAGGGATAAAGAATGACGGGGTGTGGTTCAGGTCTATGACCGCACGGGGATTCTGGGCCTGGATCACGGGAATTACCCTTACCCTTTTTTACATTGTACTTTATTGGTATCCCGAGTATCTGGGGTTGAACAGCGATGGTGCCAACACAGGAATTATTGCCTTATTCGACCCCTTAAGCAGGTTTATAAGCGGGTATCCCGCCAGCCAATGGTTTGTGTATGGGACCTTATATACCCTGGCAATCCTAGTGTTTGGGTATAAATTCATCCTGAAATACCGGCATAATAATTACGAGATCCTGCGAACCTTTTCGGTCATGTTCTTTCAACTTGGTTTTGCATTTTTAATCCCGGAGATATTAATAAGATTGAATCAACCTTATTTCAATCCCGCCAACCTGTGGCCACTTAATTACGATTTTTTTGCAGGCTATAAAATGGAAGGGTTTTTCTCTGCAGGTACTATAGGCCTATTGATGTTCGGCTTTGGGATCGTTTCCATTTTTGTGATCTCTCCAATCCTCACCTATAAATATGGGAAACGCTGGTACTGCTCCTGGGTTTGCGGTTGCGGCGGGCTCGCAGAAACGGCGGGTGACCCGTACAGGCATTTATCAGATAAATCCAATTTTGCCTGGAAAGTGGAGCGATGGGTAATTCACAGTGTGCTGGTTTTCGTAGTGGTGATGACTATCGCGGTGATCTATTCCTTTTTATTGGAAAATCCATCAGATTCCTGGTTTACGAAGGATGTTTTTCTCTGGCTTTCCGCAGGATTTCTCACTCTTATTTTTGCCCTCATCATGATCTTTAAGCGCGAGCAACTTGCAAAAGATGCCAAATATGGCGCTATTGGCTATCTCGTAATAATCCTCGCGATTATCTCTCTTAATTACTTGAGCGGGAATTACCGGATCTTCTTTTTTGATGGCCATCAGTTAAGGGCGTGGTACGGCTTTTTAATCGGCGCCGCTTTCTCAGGCGTGATAGGAGTTGGTTTTTATCCCATTTTCGGGAACAGGGTGTGGTGTAGATTTGGTTGTCCAATGGCTGCAGTGCTGGGAATGCAGCAACGCCTGTTCTCAAAATTCAGGATCACCACCAATGGTGGCCAGTGTATCTCCTGCGGAAATTGCTCTACCTATTGCGAGATGGGAATAGACGTGCGGGCTTATGCTCAAAAAGGCGAAAATATTGTACGCTCCAGCTGCGTGGGCTGCGGAATTTGTTCTGCCGTTTGCCCGCGGGGAGTTCTAAAACTTGAAAACGGGCCGCTTAAAGGAAGGATTAATTCTGAAGAGGTGTTGTTGGGCAATGATGTAGATCTCCTTGATCTTTTAAACCAAAAAGGAGAATGA
- a CDS encoding cellulose synthase family protein — MDLSIIIIYTLALLLIFIYSLSQLNLLINYLRSKKQQDLSEKTDLSKPENVPFVTIQLPVYNEKYVMERLLNNIAKIEYPREKLEIQVLDDSTDESLENTAIQIEQLQKSGLDIKHICRKDRSGFKAGALKEGLKVAKGEFIAVFDSDFLPKENWLMETVPYFKDPEIGVVQTRWGHINRNYSLLTKIQAFALDFHFVMEQTGRNFGKHFINFNGTAGIWRKECILNAGNWSGDTLTEDLDLSYRAQMKNWKFKYLEDVETPAELPVVISAARSQQFRWNKGAAENFQKNYSQLLSKKGQTAGTKFHGFFHLLNSSMFLVILLLAILSLPVLFIKNNNPAFSWFFNVLAFFAISSLIFFVCYWVTYRKIHGGGFKNFLSFIGMFFTFFSIAMGFSVHNSLAVLEGHFGKKSEFIRTPKFNINSIKDSWKGNAYLTKNISANTFIEAGLFLYFGYAIYCAFLLDEYGLLLFHLMLFTGFGFVVAKSLGPVKANRPVTDSLTESN, encoded by the coding sequence ATGGATCTCAGCATCATCATAATTTATACCCTGGCATTGCTGCTTATATTTATATACAGCCTTTCCCAGCTTAACTTGCTCATTAACTATCTGCGTTCCAAAAAACAGCAAGACCTTTCAGAAAAAACGGACCTTTCCAAACCTGAAAATGTTCCGTTTGTGACCATTCAGCTTCCGGTGTACAATGAAAAGTACGTGATGGAACGGCTTTTAAATAACATCGCGAAAATTGAATACCCCCGTGAAAAACTGGAGATTCAGGTGCTTGATGATTCTACAGATGAATCCCTTGAAAATACCGCAATTCAAATAGAACAGCTTCAGAAAAGCGGACTTGATATAAAACATATCTGCCGGAAGGACCGCAGCGGTTTCAAGGCGGGAGCTTTAAAAGAAGGACTTAAAGTTGCAAAAGGAGAATTCATTGCAGTCTTTGATTCAGATTTTCTTCCGAAGGAAAACTGGCTTATGGAAACCGTTCCCTATTTTAAAGATCCGGAAATCGGGGTGGTGCAAACCCGCTGGGGGCACATAAACCGGAATTATTCCTTACTCACCAAAATTCAGGCTTTTGCACTGGATTTTCATTTCGTGATGGAACAAACCGGAAGGAATTTCGGGAAACACTTCATTAACTTCAATGGTACTGCGGGAATATGGAGAAAGGAGTGTATTCTAAACGCCGGCAACTGGAGCGGAGACACTCTTACAGAAGACCTGGACCTTAGCTACCGGGCACAAATGAAAAACTGGAAATTCAAATATTTAGAAGATGTTGAAACTCCCGCCGAACTTCCGGTGGTAATAAGTGCTGCCCGCTCCCAGCAATTTCGCTGGAATAAAGGGGCCGCAGAAAATTTTCAAAAGAATTATTCGCAGTTGTTATCCAAAAAAGGCCAAACCGCGGGGACCAAATTTCATGGCTTCTTTCATTTGCTCAATTCCAGTATGTTTCTGGTAATCCTGTTGCTCGCTATCCTGAGCCTGCCGGTTTTATTTATTAAAAACAACAATCCTGCCTTCAGTTGGTTTTTTAATGTACTGGCCTTCTTTGCCATAAGCAGCCTTATTTTCTTTGTTTGCTATTGGGTCACATACCGCAAGATACATGGGGGCGGATTTAAGAATTTCCTATCCTTCATTGGCATGTTCTTTACCTTTTTCTCAATCGCTATGGGATTTTCAGTGCATAATTCGCTTGCAGTGCTGGAAGGTCATTTTGGTAAAAAAAGCGAATTCATAAGGACCCCTAAATTTAATATCAATTCGATTAAAGATTCCTGGAAAGGCAATGCATACCTGACTAAAAACATTTCTGCCAACACCTTTATAGAGGCCGGATTGTTCCTTTATTTTGGCTACGCTATCTACTGCGCATTTCTGCTGGATGAATACGGCTTGCTCCTCTTCCATCTTATGCTGTTTACCGGATTTGGGTTTGTAGTGGCAAAATCGCTGGGTCCTGTGAAAGCAAACCGCCCGGTTACCGACAGCCTTACAGAAAGCAACTAA
- a CDS encoding NAD(P)/FAD-dependent oxidoreductase — translation MEHIVIIGNGIAGITAARHIRKRSDKRITVISAESDHFFSRTALMYVYMGHMTYEHLKPYEDWFWEKNRIELKKARVEKIDFKEKMLCFSLGEPMKYDTLVLATGSMPNKFGWEGQDLKGVQGLVSLQDLELLEENTQNCRKAVMVGGGLIGVEMAEMLRTRKIEVTFLVRENGFWANVLPQHDAQLISEHISSHGVDLRHNTTLDKILADENGRARGVITSDGEEIQCDLVGLCTGVTPNIEFLRNTELDTDKGILVDQYLQTNIPDVYAIGDCAQQRTPIGLRKPVEAVWYTGRMMGETLGQTLTGNKIPYKPGNWFNSAKFFDIEYQTYGWVHTSPGEKEQHLHWVHKERDKLITVAFDPSTNLFLGINTYGIRMRHEVFDRWLNEGKSIQHVLANLKEANFDPEFYRRYEKEIFNSFKENLQQPQL, via the coding sequence ATGGAGCATATCGTAATTATAGGAAATGGAATTGCCGGAATTACCGCTGCCAGGCATATTCGCAAACGCAGTGACAAAAGGATCACCGTGATCTCTGCAGAAAGTGATCATTTCTTTTCCCGTACTGCCCTTATGTATGTATACATGGGCCATATGACATATGAACACCTGAAACCCTATGAAGATTGGTTTTGGGAAAAGAACCGTATTGAGCTCAAAAAGGCGCGTGTAGAAAAGATCGACTTTAAGGAAAAGATGCTTTGTTTCTCTCTCGGGGAACCTATGAAATATGACACCCTGGTCCTGGCCACCGGATCTATGCCAAACAAATTTGGGTGGGAAGGTCAGGATTTAAAGGGAGTACAGGGACTGGTTAGTCTTCAGGACCTGGAATTACTGGAAGAAAATACCCAAAATTGCCGGAAAGCGGTAATGGTGGGTGGCGGATTAATTGGCGTGGAAATGGCTGAAATGCTGCGTACCCGCAAAATTGAGGTCACGTTTCTTGTACGGGAAAATGGCTTCTGGGCAAATGTTCTTCCTCAACATGATGCCCAATTGATCTCTGAGCATATTAGTTCCCATGGTGTAGACTTAAGACATAATACCACTCTGGACAAGATCCTTGCCGATGAGAATGGCAGGGCTCGGGGAGTGATCACTTCAGATGGGGAAGAAATACAATGTGACCTGGTTGGTCTTTGCACCGGGGTAACACCAAATATTGAGTTTTTAAGGAATACTGAACTTGATACCGACAAAGGAATTCTGGTAGATCAATACCTGCAAACCAATATTCCTGACGTGTATGCCATTGGCGACTGTGCGCAGCAACGCACCCCAATTGGCCTTCGCAAGCCAGTTGAGGCAGTATGGTATACCGGCAGAATGATGGGAGAAACCCTTGGCCAGACCTTAACCGGAAATAAAATACCCTACAAGCCGGGTAATTGGTTTAACAGTGCAAAATTCTTTGATATAGAATACCAAACTTATGGCTGGGTACATACAAGTCCGGGGGAAAAAGAACAGCATTTACACTGGGTGCATAAGGAAAGGGATAAATTAATCACAGTGGCTTTTGATCCTTCAACAAACTTGTTTTTAGGCATCAACACCTATGGGATAAGGATGCGCCACGAGGTTTTTGACCGCTGGCTCAATGAGGGAAAAAGCATTCAGCATGTATTGGCAAATCTAAAAGAAGCCAATTTTGATCCGGAGTTTTACCGGCGATATGAAAAGGAGATTTTCAACAGTTTTAAAGAAAATTTACAACAACCCCAGCTATGA
- the arsM gene encoding arsenosugar biosynthesis arsenite methyltransferase ArsM: MSYLDTTYNVYREAALTPDVGLCCTTNPIWELPGLKIPKIMQEMNYGCGSTVHMRDLSNNPKMLYVGVGGGMELLQFAYFNRQPGGVTGIDMVDEMLEASHQNFKLAEEMNPWFKSDFVSLKKGDALNLPVEDNSIDVAAQNCLFNIFKAEDLKKAIAEMYRVLKPHGRLVMSDPTCEQPMNETLRNDDRLRALCLSGSLPIVEYVKALTDAGFGTIEIRARKPYRILDPKNYPTGERIYIESIEVAAIKDPMPPDGPCVFTGKAAIYYGEDKFFDDQKGHVLGKNQPLAICDKTAAALSSLGREDIFISESTFHYDGGGCC; the protein is encoded by the coding sequence ATGAGCTATTTAGATACAACCTATAACGTATACCGGGAAGCCGCACTTACACCTGATGTTGGGCTTTGCTGCACCACCAACCCAATCTGGGAATTACCGGGATTAAAGATCCCAAAGATTATGCAGGAGATGAATTATGGCTGCGGTAGCACGGTACATATGCGTGACCTTTCCAACAACCCAAAAATGCTCTACGTAGGAGTTGGCGGCGGAATGGAGCTGCTGCAGTTTGCCTATTTCAACCGGCAGCCCGGTGGTGTAACCGGGATAGATATGGTAGATGAAATGCTGGAAGCTTCTCACCAGAATTTTAAGCTGGCCGAGGAAATGAACCCCTGGTTTAAAAGCGATTTTGTAAGTCTGAAAAAAGGTGATGCCCTTAATTTACCTGTGGAAGACAACTCCATAGATGTAGCCGCCCAGAATTGTCTTTTCAATATTTTTAAAGCTGAAGACCTTAAAAAGGCCATTGCAGAAATGTACCGCGTATTAAAACCTCATGGAAGACTGGTGATGAGTGACCCTACCTGTGAGCAACCCATGAACGAGACTTTACGGAATGATGACAGGCTGCGCGCACTTTGCCTTAGCGGAAGTCTACCCATCGTCGAATATGTAAAGGCCCTTACCGATGCAGGTTTTGGAACGATAGAGATTAGGGCAAGGAAACCTTACAGGATCCTGGACCCAAAAAATTATCCTACCGGCGAGCGCATTTATATAGAATCTATTGAAGTAGCTGCAATAAAAGATCCTATGCCGCCCGATGGCCCTTGTGTATTTACCGGTAAAGCGGCGATCTATTATGGGGAAGACAAGTTCTTTGATGACCAGAAGGGTCATGTCCTGGGAAAGAATCAGCCCCTCGCAATTTGCGACAAAACAGCTGCAGCATTAAGTTCCCTTGGCAGGGAAGATATTTTTATAAGTGAGTCAACCTTTCACTATGATGGCGGGGGTTGTTGTTAA
- a CDS encoding metal-dependent hydrolase — protein MDSLTQIVLGSAVGEAVLGRKVGNKAMLYGAIAGTIPDLDVIANYFTDTVTAIEVHRGFTHSIVFAILFAPVFGWLISKIEKRSAAVWQDWSWLMFWGLFTHPILDAFTTWGTQLFWPFDIRVAFKNIFVIDPLYTLPFLIFLILAMRAERDSPKRRRLNNLGLIVSSSYLVLSLVLKGITFQKFENALQEQGYEYLQIETKPAALNTILWTANVELKDAYLIGDYSFFDSKPISFKRYDKNHHLLGELEKEDKVQRLIKISNGWYIISKQEDKILFSDLRFGVLDIENEDPDFVFTYWLNDQNEELVVEEVKRKPAEAKELLLGLGQRILGN, from the coding sequence ATGGATTCATTAACACAAATTGTATTGGGCTCCGCCGTGGGAGAGGCGGTGTTAGGAAGGAAAGTGGGCAATAAAGCTATGCTTTACGGGGCCATAGCCGGCACTATCCCCGACCTTGATGTAATTGCTAATTATTTTACCGATACTGTAACAGCAATTGAGGTGCATCGCGGATTTACACATTCCATTGTTTTTGCGATACTATTTGCACCTGTTTTCGGCTGGCTCATTTCCAAAATTGAAAAACGTTCTGCCGCGGTTTGGCAGGATTGGTCCTGGCTTATGTTCTGGGGCCTGTTCACCCATCCAATCCTGGACGCATTTACTACCTGGGGCACACAGCTTTTCTGGCCGTTTGATATAAGAGTGGCATTTAAGAATATATTTGTTATTGATCCCCTTTACACCCTGCCTTTTTTGATATTTCTTATCCTCGCGATGCGTGCAGAAAGAGACTCTCCCAAAAGAAGAAGACTAAATAATCTCGGCCTAATTGTAAGCAGTTCCTATTTGGTGTTAAGCCTTGTTTTAAAAGGGATCACATTTCAGAAATTTGAAAACGCCCTCCAGGAACAGGGATATGAATACCTTCAAATTGAAACCAAACCCGCCGCGCTCAACACTATTCTATGGACCGCAAATGTGGAATTGAAAGACGCCTATCTTATTGGGGATTATTCTTTTTTTGATTCTAAACCCATCAGCTTTAAACGGTACGATAAAAACCACCACTTGCTGGGAGAATTGGAAAAAGAGGACAAAGTTCAACGCCTTATAAAGATCTCCAATGGGTGGTACATAATTTCGAAGCAGGAAGACAAGATACTTTTCAGCGACCTGAGATTCGGGGTACTTGATATTGAAAATGAAGACCCGGATTTTGTATTTACTTATTGGCTCAACGATCAAAACGAGGAACTGGTAGTCGAGGAGGTAAAACGTAAACCCGCCGAAGCTAAAGAACTCTTATTGGGATTGGGACAACGCATCCTGGGAAATTAA
- a CDS encoding glycosyltransferase family 2 protein, with product MPPIIKVIIPAHNEQDSIGKVINEIPHFVAEIIVISNNSTDATEENARAAGATVLTESRKGYGYACLKGMDYIATQAPLPEIIVFLDGDYSDHPEEMDKIVAPIIEDDMDMVIGARVKEFREPGSMTFPQIFGNWLATSLMKLFFNAKFSDLGPFRAIKYDKLLALEMQDKTYGWTVEMQLKALRKKYQYIEVPVHYRNRIGVSKVSGTLKGAIFAGVKILTWIFKYSFK from the coding sequence ATGCCTCCTATAATAAAAGTAATTATCCCTGCTCACAATGAACAGGATTCCATTGGGAAAGTAATAAATGAGATCCCCCACTTTGTTGCAGAAATTATTGTGATAAGCAATAATTCTACCGATGCTACAGAGGAAAATGCCAGGGCCGCCGGAGCAACCGTTCTTACTGAAAGCAGAAAAGGTTACGGTTATGCCTGTCTTAAAGGCATGGACTATATTGCCACCCAGGCTCCTCTTCCCGAAATTATTGTTTTTCTGGATGGCGATTACAGCGACCACCCCGAAGAAATGGATAAAATCGTGGCCCCAATAATTGAAGATGATATGGATATGGTGATAGGCGCGCGGGTAAAAGAATTTAGAGAACCGGGTTCCATGACCTTTCCGCAGATATTTGGAAATTGGCTGGCCACCTCGCTAATGAAATTATTTTTTAATGCAAAATTTAGCGATCTCGGGCCATTCCGGGCGATAAAATATGATAAGTTGCTGGCCCTGGAAATGCAGGACAAAACCTATGGCTGGACCGTTGAGATGCAGTTAAAGGCTCTTAGAAAAAAGTATCAATACATTGAAGTTCCGGTACATTACCGCAACCGGATTGGGGTGTCCAAGGTTTCAGGAACTTTAAAAGGTGCTATCTTTGCCGGAGTGAAAATCCTGACCTGGATCTTTAAATACTCTTTTAAATAA
- a CDS encoding purine-nucleoside phosphorylase → MITEIQETLSYLKSRGFGIPEIGIILGTGLGKLIAEIEIEAEVSYNHIPFFPTATVEFHKGKLYYGTLEGKKVVVMQGRFHMYEGYSMQDVTFPVRVMQRLGIQRLLVSNAAGSINLNYKKGELMLLDDHINLLGNSPLAFKGVQHTGERFVDMSAPYDLEMNEKFESIAKTENIKLHKGVYVAVLGPQLETRAEYKYLKIIGADAVGMSTVPEVIVANHLKLPVSAVSVITDECDPENLAPVNINEIIATAAIAEPNMIRLFRGLIRSL, encoded by the coding sequence ATGATCACAGAAATACAGGAGACCCTGAGCTATTTAAAATCAAGAGGATTTGGAATCCCCGAAATTGGGATCATCCTGGGAACTGGCCTAGGCAAACTTATCGCAGAAATTGAGATAGAAGCCGAAGTAAGCTATAATCACATCCCGTTCTTTCCAACTGCCACAGTAGAATTCCATAAAGGCAAACTGTATTACGGCACGCTGGAAGGAAAAAAAGTGGTGGTGATGCAAGGCCGTTTTCACATGTACGAGGGTTACAGCATGCAGGATGTCACCTTTCCCGTGAGAGTAATGCAGCGACTGGGAATTCAGCGGTTACTGGTCTCAAACGCGGCAGGATCTATTAACCTTAATTACAAAAAAGGAGAACTGATGCTCCTGGATGACCATATTAATTTACTCGGAAATTCCCCGCTGGCTTTTAAAGGGGTGCAGCATACCGGTGAGAGATTTGTAGATATGAGCGCGCCTTATGACCTGGAGATGAATGAGAAATTTGAAAGTATTGCCAAAACCGAAAATATTAAACTTCATAAGGGTGTGTATGTGGCAGTCCTTGGCCCCCAGCTGGAAACAAGAGCAGAGTACAAATATTTAAAGATTATTGGGGCCGATGCTGTGGGAATGAGCACCGTGCCGGAGGTGATAGTTGCAAATCATTTGAAACTGCCCGTTTCCGCTGTATCTGTAATAACAGATGAGTGTGATCCTGAAAATCTGGCACCGGTGAACATCAACGAAATAATCGCTACAGCCGCTATTGCCGAACCGAATATGATAAGGCTGTTCAGGGGATTAATACGGTCCCTGTAA